The Cicer arietinum cultivar CDC Frontier isolate Library 1 chromosome 1, Cicar.CDCFrontier_v2.0, whole genome shotgun sequence genome contains the following window.
TCAATTCCCCAATTTCATTCTTAAATTTCGTGCTATTCTAGTTTCTTATTCTTGTTAACGCTTTGCATTATATAAAATAGCTACAATCCTAATATCTGCCAATAGTTTACGAATTCTCTGTTCCTTTTATCTCACTTTGTTTATCTTTTACTTGCTTTGGAGCTCTGGTCACCAACATTGAGGTTTTGTTGGGAACcctaatttcattgtttttcagTTTTATTGTATTTTGATGGCTTGTTGTTTAAGGTATATGTTTCAATTGTAGACTATTGAagattgaaattctcatttgGGGATTTCGTGCATAGCTTTGAGGTATGAGAACTGTAGTGTATGGTATAAGTTGCTATTCCTGAATTAATTAATGTCCTATGTAGTTCTAAAAGATAGGATTTAATTAGAGTAGTGGTGGTGGTGGATTCTTTTAATGGTGAAATATGAGTTACAAAGATGGTTGATAGATTGATAGTTAAGATTTAGGGTATGTTTGGATCGGTGATATAAGATGGAATGACATGAAATTATATAccaatttctaaaaaattaaccGGTCAATCCAAACATACATGAGGGATTTAAATCAGCTCCATAGCAGTATTCGACGTTATTATCAAATTCTAAATGTTCATAATAGAATTCTATCTTGTAAACAAGAGAACTTCCTTCATGCAAGTTTCTTGCAGACAAGAGCAATTTTAACACGAGGGATGTTTTATCTAtgcaaacatatatttttacttgTGAAGTTGAGatgaacatttttttattttcaaaagagtTTTAGCTGAAATTTGATTCAATATTTTTGCATAAGCTGTGGAACATCTGCTTGTGCATTGCTTATTCTACAATCTCAAATCTGCAgcaatttttatgatttttttgttgtcGGGGATTGTGTGGTTTtctatttattgattttgtaaattttgcATTAGGGGTTATGCTCAATTTCTCATGTTTAATTTGCTTTATTATAAATGTAGCTGATTTGAGTATACAAACTTATAGGATTCAAGAATGCTGGTGAACAAAGAAGCAATGTcttgtgaaattttttacatAGAGGAACTCTAAGATTGGTTACGTTTTGATCGGTTTTCATCTCTAACCTAAGTATGGAATACCCTTTTTACCATACGGGAAAAGGAATTGGGTATTGGCAATCTCCCGGTACTCAGCTAGAAGGATCGACATCGTTAGATGGTGGAATCAGCAATTTGGTGTCAGAGGATATGCCTAGCAGCTTCTCGGAGCTCATGAACTTTGATAATTATGCTGGTTTGTGTTCTGGTCCATCCATGACTGATCAAATTATGGCTAATGAGCTTCCAGCTCTTGCCTCGGTATTATATCAATCGTCTGATGGACTCAATATAGTCGAACAGAACAGTGGACAATTCTATATGACAGAAGTTGGTGGAAATTCCAATAATCCGCAGAGCTCGCCCATTTATGGGGAGAAAATTGTGTGTCAGCAAATGGATACCCTACTTGGTTTCTTAGACAACAATGATGCAAATAACTTAAGTTCTAAGCAAAAAATTAACGGGTCTTTGCAACATGTCAATACTTTTGATACGGGCAATTGCGTAATCCCCAAGCCACCTGCTTTGTCGCTTGATGAGAGAATGCTGAAAGCCTTGTCCTTCTTTAAAGAATCAGCTGGTGGGGGAATATTGGCACAAGTTTGGGTACCCATAAAGCACGGTGGTCAAGTCTTCTTAAGCACTAGTGAGCAACCTTATTTACTCGATCAAATGCTTGCAGGGTACCGTGAAGTGTCAAGGACATTTACATTTTCTGCAGAAGGAAAACCAGGTTGTTTACCGGGACTTCCTGGTCGTGTGTTTATCTCCAAAGTTCCTGAGTGGACTTCCAATGTTGGTTATTACAATCCAAGTGAGTACTTGAGGGTTGAGCATGCAAGAAATCACGAGGTTCGTGGGTCAATTGCTTTTCCCATATTTGATATGCACTCTGGACTGCCATGCTGCGCTGTCCTGGAGCTTGTCACTACGAAGGAAAAGCCTAATTTTGACAAAGAATTAGAAATCATTTGTCGTTCACTGCAGGTAGGCATACAGTTCATTCTTTGCCCTCAACTTATTTATCCTctattgataatttatttggATCTATATTGCCTTGGTTTAATAAGCATTTAAGGAATTTGGGCAAATATTTAGCCCACAACATGATGCAAGTCTATATGGAAATTGTTTGGGCAGACATGTGTTGCACACATTATTTTGAGACTTGTTGTTAATTGTTATTCTTACATCATCATTCAGGACTTGAATGTCTCAATACAAAGGTATCACGGAGAATTTTGTAGTTTGGCATTATCTTATGTGTTCGTTTGTAATTGGtcaatacttaataaatttacAACGTTGTTCCACACCATGGTTGAGAAGAACTTAGGCAGGAAAGTTTCGGTTGATGTGTATTGGGTGGTCATGTTGCCTGTCTTCGAATTAGGGATCATAgctaaattgaaaaataaaattcattggTATTATGTGTTTCTAGTCTATAATTGACTTGTATATGCATCCAATATTGGGGCACATATATGAGTAGTTGCGTTATTTCAAAGTGCATCTTATATTCATTTGACCGAGAATCCTCTATCTTTTGCCAAATCTTTCAAAGACCATCACGAATCTCAGTCGATTCAGTTATTGATGCACTCTTCAATTTCTTAGAAGAAGTAAcccgtttttattttttataaatttttatgtatattacAGCTGAAGTTAGTAATGATACATGTATTTCTCATGGCTTTCTGCAGCTTGTAAATTTAAGGACTAATGTGCCTTTTCGGCTGCTTCCTGAGGTATTTTcttaaacatgatttttttttttattttccccCACAGTAAGGAAAGGCAAGGTAAAAAAAAGGTGCAAAGCTAACATAtcttaaaaactaattttgtaTTCTGCAGTGTCTTTCAAGCAATAAAAGAGCCGCTTTAACAGAGATAGTTGACGTGTTACGATCTGTGTGTCATGCACATAGATTGCCACTGGCATTAACATGGATTCCCTGTTTTTACACCAAGGGCACAAGAGATGAAACTACTAGAATACAAATTAAAGAGGGCAATTCGAGTTCTAGAGAAAAAAACATACTGTGCATTGAAGAATCAGCTTGCTATATAACTGATAGAGTGATGGAAGGATTTGTGCATGCATGCGTTGAACATCATCTTGAGGAAGGGAAAGGTGTAGCTGGGAAAGCGCTTCAATCAAATCATCCTTTCTTCTATCCTGATGTGAAGGCATATGATATTAGTGAGTATCCGCTTGTCCATCATGCACGCAAGTACAGTTTGAATGCTTCAGTTGCAATCAGGCTAAGGAGTACTTATACTTATAATGATGATTACATATTGGAATTCTTTCTGCCTATCAATATGAAAGGGAGTTCAGAACAGCAACTTTTATTAGACAGCCTCTCAGGTACCATGCA
Protein-coding sequences here:
- the LOC101496898 gene encoding protein NLP8-like, yielding MEYPFYHTGKGIGYWQSPGTQLEGSTSLDGGISNLVSEDMPSSFSELMNFDNYAGLCSGPSMTDQIMANELPALASVLYQSSDGLNIVEQNSGQFYMTEVGGNSNNPQSSPIYGEKIVCQQMDTLLGFLDNNDANNLSSKQKINGSLQHVNTFDTGNCVIPKPPALSLDERMLKALSFFKESAGGGILAQVWVPIKHGGQVFLSTSEQPYLLDQMLAGYREVSRTFTFSAEGKPGCLPGLPGRVFISKVPEWTSNVGYYNPSEYLRVEHARNHEVRGSIAFPIFDMHSGLPCCAVLELVTTKEKPNFDKELEIICRSLQLVNLRTNVPFRLLPECLSSNKRAALTEIVDVLRSVCHAHRLPLALTWIPCFYTKGTRDETTRIQIKEGNSSSREKNILCIEESACYITDRVMEGFVHACVEHHLEEGKGVAGKALQSNHPFFYPDVKAYDISEYPLVHHARKYSLNASVAIRLRSTYTYNDDYILEFFLPINMKGSSEQQLLLDSLSGTMQRICTSLRTVSEAELSGIKSLQVGFEKKNDPRFPPLSTQNSQIPSIKENNGSVQKLSLKASNQRKNGNEPSCNQETNGPRRRVEKNKSTSEKNVSLSVLQQYFSGSLKDAAKSIGVCPTTLKRICRHHGILRWPSRKINKVNRSLKKIQTVLDSVQGVEGGLKFDPSMGAFVAGGSTIQEIDEHESLFFPEKSTAQDPQNLENKLEGKLKETNSSSVDCSEDSKSMAMDDCHEQACFGSVLGKSDKLVLNKGGLRIEKCKHNNTSSFFVDEMDTCVDGDDEVVEHNNPTSSSLTDSSNGSGSMIHDISSGYEDFENQKHCKGKSTIVDGGSKIVVKATYGEDTIRFKFDPSTGCFRLYEEVAARFKLQNGTFRLKYLDDEEEWVMLVNDSDLQECLEILNDMGTRNARFLVRDVPCVLSSSGSSNCYLGGSS